A genomic stretch from Flavobacterium humidisoli includes:
- a CDS encoding TolC family protein — MRPFMINTLMAILIVQSARISAQTTEQNKLPEVWSLEQCIAYAKQQNIQINTLRLTAKSTEQDLLLSKAAKLPNLLGNASQTFTNAKNADVVVGGFQTQASFAGNYALNSSVVLYNGGYLNNDIKQKELLIKSAQFNAEAAENDVTVLITQSYLTILLAQENSIYLSEILETSKAQLKLGELKYSAGSIAKKDFVLLKAQAATDNYNLIASQNTERQNVLTLKQLLQLPSGYDLTIQKPETLEAAFPVLNLEDVQKIALEQRPEIKSSQLEKEAADLELRKAKAGFLPTLGASGTLASGYSDNQNTPYPAQIDNNFYQRVGLSLTIPVFNNRIAKTGVEKSKIAIDQSKLDLTNTETILSQKVEQAYINVLNAQSQFTAAEEQLDANTENYRIANEQLRLGGISTVDYLLEKNLYIQAFQNFIQSKYNAVVSLKIYDFYKGDPIKL, encoded by the coding sequence ATGAGGCCATTTATGATAAATACTTTAATGGCAATTTTGATTGTTCAGTCGGCCCGGATTTCTGCACAGACAACCGAACAAAATAAGCTGCCAGAAGTATGGAGTCTTGAGCAATGTATTGCTTATGCTAAACAGCAAAACATTCAAATTAATACTTTACGATTAACGGCAAAATCTACAGAGCAGGACTTATTGCTGTCTAAAGCGGCAAAACTTCCCAATCTTTTAGGGAATGCCTCGCAAACCTTTACTAATGCCAAAAATGCAGATGTAGTGGTGGGCGGTTTTCAGACACAAGCCAGTTTTGCGGGCAATTATGCTTTAAATTCATCGGTGGTTTTGTACAATGGCGGGTATTTGAATAATGATATAAAGCAAAAAGAATTATTAATTAAATCTGCTCAGTTTAATGCCGAGGCAGCAGAGAATGATGTCACCGTATTGATTACGCAATCGTACTTAACCATTCTTTTGGCTCAAGAAAACAGCATTTACCTGAGTGAGATTTTAGAAACTTCTAAGGCACAGCTCAAATTAGGAGAATTAAAATACAGTGCCGGAAGTATTGCCAAAAAAGATTTTGTTTTATTAAAAGCGCAGGCCGCTACAGACAATTACAATTTAATTGCATCTCAAAATACAGAGCGCCAGAATGTTTTGACCTTAAAACAGTTATTGCAGCTTCCGTCCGGATATGATTTGACTATTCAAAAACCTGAAACTTTAGAAGCTGCTTTCCCGGTACTAAATTTAGAAGATGTCCAGAAAATAGCTTTGGAACAGAGACCTGAAATAAAAAGCAGCCAATTAGAAAAAGAAGCTGCTGATCTGGAATTGCGAAAAGCTAAAGCAGGTTTTTTGCCTACACTTGGCGCAAGCGGAACTCTGGCGTCAGGATATTCTGATAACCAAAACACGCCATATCCTGCACAAATAGACAATAACTTTTATCAGCGTGTGGGGCTTTCCCTGACTATTCCGGTATTCAATAACCGAATAGCGAAAACTGGTGTCGAAAAATCAAAAATCGCAATTGATCAGTCTAAGCTGGATCTTACCAATACAGAAACCATACTTTCTCAAAAGGTAGAGCAGGCTTATATTAATGTGCTCAACGCACAATCTCAGTTTACAGCTGCCGAAGAGCAATTAGATGCCAACACCGAAAATTACCGTATTGCCAATGAGCAATTAAGGCTTGGCGGAATTAGTACTGTAGATTATCTGCTGGAAAAGAATTTATACATTCAGGCATTCCAAAATTTCATTCAATCGAAATACAATGCCGTAGTGAGTTTAAAAATATACGATTTCTATAAAGGAGATCCAATCAAACTATAA
- a CDS encoding TolC family protein produces the protein MQKQYFLLFVLLTVTSVNGISQTSYNLQKSLQTARKNNLVLKGQYYDIDIAQSDIVTAKLRPNLVLGFNYISIAGEKNYAPNTGFLNSANTQTNLQLGKVFQLAGTRKNKIDFASQNSVLTQKNYNEIERNLFQDVGLKWVDVWAAQKQLEIIKKASSNLDSLVIINKVRLKNQVITETDLNRTTLLANQYALEIKKAEQNLKNELLSLKYLLGTNDEMNIDSSDDFAFVLPSNLEIFLQEALDKRTDVLASKSILDVANTNINLQKSLAYPQPELGLIYNPQNTIPYVGLYGTIELPFFSRNQGEIKKSTYLKQQAEQNLEATQGLIRTEITNAFNAYQTQKSNLENFGGLLTRSENILKSVKYSYLRGGTTIIDFLEAQRSWLDIQQQYYDSMQEYRRSYITLLYTSGLINQIAQ, from the coding sequence ATGCAAAAACAGTACTTTCTTTTATTTGTTTTATTGACGGTGACTTCAGTCAATGGAATTTCACAAACCAGTTACAACCTTCAAAAATCTCTCCAAACAGCCAGAAAAAACAATCTCGTCCTTAAAGGCCAGTATTATGACATAGATATTGCCCAGAGCGATATTGTCACAGCAAAATTAAGACCCAATCTAGTTTTAGGATTTAATTATATTAGCATAGCTGGAGAGAAAAATTATGCACCTAATACAGGTTTTCTTAATAGTGCGAATACTCAGACGAATTTACAATTAGGAAAAGTTTTTCAGCTAGCTGGAACACGCAAGAATAAAATTGATTTTGCAAGTCAGAATTCGGTTTTGACGCAAAAAAACTATAATGAAATAGAACGTAATCTTTTTCAGGATGTAGGTTTGAAATGGGTTGATGTCTGGGCTGCGCAAAAACAATTAGAAATAATAAAAAAAGCCAGCAGTAATCTAGATAGCTTGGTAATTATAAACAAAGTACGTTTAAAAAATCAAGTAATTACAGAAACAGATTTAAACCGCACCACCCTGCTGGCAAATCAATATGCATTAGAAATAAAAAAAGCAGAACAGAATTTAAAAAACGAATTACTCAGCCTTAAATATTTACTGGGCACTAACGACGAAATGAATATTGATTCTAGTGATGATTTTGCTTTTGTTTTGCCTTCTAATTTAGAAATTTTTTTACAGGAAGCCTTAGATAAACGAACAGATGTTTTGGCTTCTAAATCAATCTTAGATGTTGCTAATACTAATATTAACCTTCAAAAATCTTTAGCTTATCCACAGCCTGAGTTAGGATTAATTTATAATCCGCAAAACACAATTCCATATGTTGGTTTGTATGGAACAATTGAACTTCCTTTTTTTTCTCGAAATCAGGGCGAAATAAAAAAATCAACCTATCTAAAACAACAGGCTGAGCAAAATCTGGAAGCTACACAGGGTTTAATTCGGACAGAAATAACCAATGCATTTAATGCTTATCAGACGCAGAAAAGTAATCTTGAAAATTTTGGCGGACTGCTGACAAGATCAGAAAACATTTTAAAAAGCGTAAAATACTCTTATTTAAGAGGCGGAACTACTATTATTGATTTTCTGGAAGCGCAGCGCAGCTGGCTCGATA
- a CDS encoding ABC transporter ATP-binding protein: protein MAKKILEIQDLKREFTMGSETVRALKGISFDVMEGEFLTIMGSSGSGKTTLLNILGCLDKPSDGNYFLDGVNVKSLSKNELAALRNNKIGFIFQSYNLLARTSAIENVELPLLYNSKVSTKERRERAIHALEAVKLADRLDHFPNQLSGGQQQRVAIARALVNDPVMILADEATGNLDTRTSYEIMALIQELNAQEKTIIFVTHEPDIAAFSNRTVTLRDGRIMKDFNNQNIKSAKQMLADFHVDEDYKYENS from the coding sequence ATGGCAAAAAAGATTCTTGAAATACAAGACCTGAAAAGAGAGTTTACCATGGGATCTGAAACTGTCAGAGCCTTAAAAGGAATTTCTTTTGATGTTATGGAAGGCGAATTTCTGACTATTATGGGAAGCAGCGGCTCGGGAAAAACAACCTTACTTAATATTTTGGGATGTTTGGATAAGCCATCAGACGGGAATTATTTTTTAGATGGAGTGAATGTCAAATCATTGTCTAAAAATGAATTGGCAGCACTGAGAAATAACAAGATCGGTTTTATTTTTCAATCGTATAATCTTCTGGCACGAACATCGGCAATAGAAAACGTCGAACTCCCTTTATTGTACAATTCCAAAGTTTCAACAAAAGAGAGGAGGGAAAGAGCTATTCATGCCCTGGAAGCCGTAAAACTAGCCGATCGTCTTGATCACTTTCCCAATCAGCTTTCCGGCGGACAGCAGCAGCGTGTGGCCATTGCAAGAGCTTTGGTAAACGATCCTGTTATGATTCTTGCTGACGAAGCAACAGGAAACCTCGATACCAGAACATCATACGAAATAATGGCTTTAATACAAGAGTTGAATGCACAGGAAAAAACAATCATTTTTGTTACCCATGAGCCTGATATCGCAGCTTTCAGCAACAGGACGGTCACGCTCAGGGACGGAAGAATTATGAAGGATTTTAATAACCAAAACATAAAATCGGCCAAACAAATGCTGGCAGATTTTCATGTAGATGAAGATTATAAATATGAAAATAGCTAA
- the mprF gene encoding bifunctional lysylphosphatidylglycerol flippase/synthetase MprF, translating to MKALNISNTFFSFFKERKGISFLRENDKIIRQFILTIFFIGIGIWFIKHERSELEQVKNVIADAGIFWVLFGIALAVIYILLQAMMYFASFQAVKSKISFKQAVILFLKRNFVSVFLPAGGISSLAFFTKPLEKNGVKPTQIHFASILYGFVGILSVVIVGVPALIYSLFKGTAGSGEWYAFSAIAMLSIFIFYIYKSILNKGSVYRIILKFSPSAEVFMDDFRNNRIDKKKFWQIVFYSVLVEFVGIAHLYIAMIALGFAPSLSAAVMGYIISVIFLIVSPFLRGLGAIEISMSFILMQFGFENVNAIAITFLYRFFEFWIPLLLGASLFLFGANKLLMRIIPSFLLFALGLINIISVLTPAISERLHTLENIIPISAIKASNYFVITAGLFMLANAAFMLKGLRNAWWSAVFLTVISIVGHLAKAIDYEEAIIAIIVLISLIATRKEYYIKSNSHLRSLGLKTVLISIAAVLAYGVIGFYFLDKKHFNIDFNWLESIKYSIQNYFLLSSDLVPLDRFARRFLLSINICGFLSFGFLIFVLIRPYTIKKEAVEDDFESAKKILDQYGNSSLDYFKTYSDKIIFIANSKKAFLAYRVSDNFAVVLENPAAESAPEMQQCIQEFDSYCYSNGLRSIYYRVPEENLEIYSSLHKKSLFIGQEGVVDLSSFTLEGSAKKSLRNAVNKVKEKGFKAVVHTAPIKDGLLQKIKAVSDEWLAGTERSEIIFSQGMFDWEELKQQTIITVENAEEKIVAFLNVIPDYAEGEGTYDLIRKTNDAPNGVMDFILVELFSYLKTQGCTKVNLGFATMSGIEQADTFPEKSMKFAYERIKFFSHFKSLRDFKEKFSPVWHNKYLIYTHDYDLLQVPIVLNKAVKP from the coding sequence ATGAAAGCATTAAACATTTCCAATACATTTTTTAGTTTTTTTAAAGAGAGAAAAGGGATTTCTTTTTTACGTGAAAATGATAAAATTATCAGACAGTTTATATTGACTATTTTTTTTATTGGAATTGGAATCTGGTTTATCAAACATGAACGGTCAGAGTTAGAACAGGTAAAAAATGTGATTGCAGATGCTGGCATTTTTTGGGTGCTGTTCGGGATTGCGCTTGCTGTTATTTATATTTTACTGCAGGCGATGATGTATTTTGCTTCTTTTCAGGCTGTTAAGAGTAAAATATCATTTAAACAAGCAGTTATTTTATTTCTGAAACGCAACTTCGTGAGCGTATTTCTTCCGGCAGGGGGAATCTCTTCTTTAGCATTTTTTACAAAACCTCTTGAAAAGAATGGTGTAAAACCAACGCAGATTCATTTTGCTTCCATATTATACGGTTTTGTCGGAATACTTTCTGTGGTTATTGTAGGGGTGCCAGCCTTAATTTATTCCCTATTTAAAGGAACAGCAGGATCGGGAGAATGGTATGCATTTAGTGCCATTGCAATGTTGAGTATTTTTATTTTCTATATTTATAAATCCATTTTAAACAAAGGCTCTGTATATCGCATCATTTTAAAATTTTCTCCATCTGCTGAGGTATTTATGGATGATTTCAGAAACAACAGAATAGATAAAAAAAAGTTCTGGCAGATCGTCTTTTATTCTGTTCTTGTTGAGTTTGTCGGAATTGCTCATCTGTATATTGCAATGATTGCTTTGGGTTTTGCCCCATCGTTATCTGCTGCTGTAATGGGCTATATTATTTCGGTTATATTTTTGATTGTTTCTCCTTTTCTTCGAGGACTGGGGGCGATAGAAATTTCAATGAGTTTTATATTGATGCAATTTGGGTTTGAAAATGTGAACGCTATTGCCATTACTTTTCTTTACCGCTTTTTCGAATTCTGGATTCCGCTGCTTCTTGGAGCATCACTTTTTTTATTCGGTGCAAATAAATTATTAATGCGCATAATTCCTTCTTTTCTGCTTTTTGCTTTAGGACTAATAAATATAATATCTGTCTTAACCCCGGCAATTTCAGAGCGTCTGCATACTTTAGAAAACATAATTCCTATATCTGCAATTAAAGCTTCAAATTATTTTGTTATCACTGCCGGTTTGTTTATGCTGGCCAATGCAGCATTTATGCTCAAGGGATTGCGAAATGCCTGGTGGTCTGCTGTATTTTTAACTGTTATTTCTATTGTTGGACATCTTGCAAAAGCGATTGATTATGAAGAAGCCATAATTGCAATAATAGTTCTGATAAGCTTAATTGCTACCAGAAAAGAGTATTATATAAAAAGTAATTCACACCTGCGGAGCTTAGGTTTAAAAACGGTTTTGATAAGCATTGCTGCCGTTTTAGCATATGGAGTTATAGGTTTTTATTTTTTAGATAAAAAGCACTTTAATATTGATTTTAACTGGCTTGAGTCAATAAAATATTCAATCCAGAATTATTTCTTGTTAAGTTCAGATTTAGTTCCCCTTGATCGTTTTGCCAGACGTTTTCTGCTTTCTATAAATATCTGCGGCTTTCTGTCGTTTGGCTTTTTAATCTTTGTTTTAATTCGTCCGTATACGATAAAAAAAGAAGCAGTAGAAGATGATTTTGAGTCAGCAAAAAAAATTCTGGATCAGTACGGAAACTCATCTTTGGATTACTTTAAGACCTACAGCGATAAAATTATTTTTATTGCCAATAGTAAAAAAGCTTTTTTAGCGTATCGCGTCAGTGATAATTTTGCAGTAGTTCTGGAAAACCCAGCTGCAGAATCAGCTCCGGAAATGCAGCAGTGCATACAGGAATTTGATAGCTATTGTTACAGCAACGGACTGCGAAGCATTTATTATCGCGTACCGGAAGAAAACTTAGAAATATATTCTTCACTCCATAAAAAGAGCCTGTTTATAGGCCAGGAAGGAGTTGTCGATTTATCATCATTTACACTGGAAGGCAGTGCAAAAAAATCACTGCGCAATGCCGTAAACAAGGTAAAGGAGAAAGGCTTTAAAGCTGTTGTACATACTGCGCCCATAAAAGACGGATTGCTCCAAAAAATAAAGGCAGTAAGTGACGAATGGCTGGCAGGCACAGAAAGAAGTGAAATAATATTTTCACAAGGCATGTTTGATTGGGAAGAACTCAAGCAGCAAACTATTATTACGGTTGAAAATGCTGAAGAAAAAATCGTTGCTTTTTTAAATGTTATTCCAGATTATGCAGAAGGGGAGGGAACTTATGATTTGATTCGTAAAACCAATGATGCTCCAAACGGCGTAATGGATTTTATTCTTGTAGAGCTTTTTTCTTATTTGAAAACTCAAGGCTGTACAAAAGTAAATTTAGGATTCGCTACAATGAGCGGAATAGAGCAGGCCGATACCTTTCCGGAAAAATCTATGAAGTTTGCTTATGAAAGGATCAAATTCTTTTCTCATTTTAAAAGCTTGCGGGATTTTAAGGAGAAATTTTCTCCAGTCTGGCATAATAAATACTTAATCTATACTCATGATTATGATTTGCTGCAGGTTCCAATAGTTTTAAATAAAGCTGTAAAACCATAA
- a CDS encoding efflux RND transporter periplasmic adaptor subunit codes for MKRNKLIIIIIIGLLLIGGIGYFIFRKDGNKVELITEKPHYGDIATSVTATGKIQPVDTVAVGTQVSGTIQKVFVDFNSVVKKGQLLAQIDQSLLLAQVEQITANLQLAKNNLSYQESNFNRQSELYKAGGISRADFETARNLFQVARDNVNSVAAQLKSVQKSLSFTNIFSPIDGTVLSRKVSEGQTVAASLNTPTLFSIAKDLTKMQVQASVDEADVGNVKVGESATFTVDAFPDDVFKGTVIEVRLQPTISSNVVTYTTIINAPNDDLKLKPGMTANIIIYTNEVKNTLLISAKAIAFQPDSALAKQFKIRKLSLAKYKGEHKGNGGKYASSTQSNVKAPDTIDHKKAIVWKRAGDSIIPKHIRIGLDDDINVQIIKGITEQDEIITGVNASKQNKGTKASDSSPFMPKRGGGGGGKR; via the coding sequence ATGAAAAGAAATAAATTAATCATCATTATCATCATTGGATTATTGCTTATAGGAGGTATAGGATATTTTATTTTTCGTAAAGACGGCAATAAAGTAGAATTGATTACTGAAAAACCGCATTATGGAGATATTGCAACCAGTGTAACCGCAACCGGAAAAATTCAGCCTGTAGATACAGTTGCAGTGGGAACACAAGTTTCCGGTACGATACAAAAAGTATTTGTCGATTTCAATTCGGTGGTAAAAAAAGGACAATTGCTGGCTCAAATCGATCAATCGCTATTACTGGCACAAGTAGAGCAGATTACAGCCAATCTGCAATTGGCAAAAAACAATCTGAGCTATCAGGAATCTAATTTTAACAGACAAAGCGAATTATACAAGGCAGGAGGAATCAGCAGAGCCGATTTTGAAACGGCAAGAAATCTGTTTCAGGTGGCTAGAGATAACGTAAACAGCGTTGCAGCGCAATTAAAATCAGTACAAAAGAGCCTTTCTTTTACCAATATTTTTTCGCCCATCGACGGAACCGTTTTATCGCGAAAAGTGAGCGAAGGGCAAACTGTAGCTGCGAGTTTAAACACGCCAACATTATTTAGCATTGCCAAAGATCTAACCAAGATGCAGGTTCAGGCTTCTGTTGACGAAGCTGATGTTGGGAATGTAAAAGTAGGAGAAAGTGCGACTTTTACCGTGGATGCATTTCCGGATGATGTTTTTAAAGGAACCGTGATCGAAGTGCGTTTACAGCCTACAATTTCTTCAAACGTAGTAACTTACACTACCATTATCAACGCACCAAATGATGATTTAAAGCTCAAGCCCGGAATGACGGCCAATATTATTATTTATACCAACGAAGTAAAAAACACTTTACTTATTTCTGCTAAAGCAATTGCGTTTCAGCCGGATTCTGCCTTAGCAAAGCAGTTTAAGATCAGGAAATTGTCTTTAGCAAAATATAAAGGAGAGCATAAAGGCAATGGAGGCAAATACGCAAGCAGCACACAATCTAATGTCAAAGCTCCGGACACCATAGATCATAAAAAGGCTATTGTATGGAAAAGAGCAGGAGATTCAATTATTCCAAAACATATTAGAATAGGATTGGATGATGATATTAATGTGCAGATCATAAAAGGAATCACCGAACAAGATGAAATTATTACAGGAGTTAATGCATCCAAACAAAATAAAGGAACAAAAGCTTCAGATTCAAGTCCATTTATGCCAAAACGTGGAGGCGGCGGTGGCGGAAAAAGATAA
- a CDS encoding ABC transporter permease — protein sequence MKIANLFLIALKALRRNKLRALLTMLGIIIGVASVIAMVAIGQGSKKSIQDQLSSMGSNMITIRPNSNVTAGARLDISSVQTLTLSDVEALKKESNYLNAISPAVSSKGQAINGALNWPTSMQGVSVDYLKIRDWPLKEGIAFRESDVHTANKVCLIGQTVVDNIFPYGVNPIGQIIRFNKIPFRIIGILESKGENAFGQDQDDIIIAPYSTVQKRITNSIYLQNIYASTVNESQTQLATDEIEQIMRTAHRLKAKDEDDFSVRTQAELINTFSSTSQLLTVLLTAISGISLLIGGIGIMNIMYVSVTERTKEIGLRMSIGANGRDILMQFLVEAILISLTGGLIGIVLGIAASELIQFFLHWPTLISESSVIFSFLVCAITGIFFGYYPALKASKLDPIEALHFE from the coding sequence ATGAAAATAGCTAATCTTTTTCTAATTGCTTTAAAGGCTTTGCGCCGCAATAAACTTCGTGCATTATTAACCATGCTCGGGATTATCATTGGGGTGGCTTCTGTAATTGCAATGGTTGCTATTGGACAGGGTTCTAAAAAAAGCATTCAGGACCAATTATCAAGTATGGGATCGAATATGATTACCATCCGGCCAAACAGCAACGTTACTGCCGGGGCACGTCTTGATATTTCGAGTGTGCAAACACTCACACTTAGTGATGTAGAAGCGCTAAAAAAAGAATCAAACTATCTTAACGCTATTTCTCCCGCTGTTTCCAGCAAAGGGCAGGCAATTAACGGTGCGCTGAACTGGCCCACAAGTATGCAGGGAGTAAGTGTGGATTATCTCAAAATCAGGGATTGGCCCCTAAAAGAAGGGATTGCTTTTAGGGAATCAGATGTGCATACGGCAAATAAAGTGTGTTTAATTGGTCAGACAGTGGTAGATAATATTTTTCCGTATGGCGTAAATCCAATAGGGCAGATCATTCGATTTAATAAAATTCCGTTTCGTATTATTGGCATCTTAGAATCAAAAGGAGAAAATGCGTTTGGACAAGATCAGGATGATATTATTATCGCTCCTTACAGCACGGTACAAAAAAGAATCACAAACTCGATTTATCTGCAAAACATTTATGCGTCAACTGTTAATGAAAGCCAAACGCAGCTGGCAACAGATGAAATTGAACAGATTATGCGCACGGCACATCGATTGAAAGCCAAAGATGAAGACGACTTTTCTGTAAGAACCCAAGCCGAATTGATCAATACCTTTAGTTCTACCAGTCAGTTATTGACGGTGTTGCTAACTGCAATTTCAGGTATTTCGCTGTTAATTGGCGGAATTGGGATTATGAATATCATGTACGTTTCGGTTACAGAAAGAACCAAAGAGATCGGATTGCGTATGTCTATTGGTGCAAACGGCAGGGATATTTTGATGCAATTTTTGGTCGAAGCCATATTAATCAGTCTAACCGGAGGATTAATTGGGATTGTTTTGGGAATAGCAGCTTCTGAGCTGATTCAGTTCTTTTTGCACTGGCCTACCTTAATTTCAGAATCTTCGGTTATATTTTCCTTTTTGGTTTGTGCGATAACAGGTATTTTCTTCGGATATTATCCAGCTTTAAAAGCATCTAAGCTGGATCCGATCGAAGCTTTGCATTTTGAGTAA